A segment of the Streptomyces sp. L2 genome:
TGTCGCCGTCCTGGGCTTGTGTGTACCCGCCCGGCGGCGGTCCATGGCCGGGGGCGCCGATCCGGCCGTGCACCGGGCCCGGCTCAGCCGTCCTCCCGGCGCCGGGGCCGGTGCAGCCGGTAGGCGGCGGCCCCGCAGGCGGCGGCGATCAGGGCCGCGCCGGCGGCCAGGGCCGGTACCGAGTCGTCGAAGGTGCCGCCCTGCCCGGCCGCGACGCCGTGCTGCACGGTGGGCGGCGGGCACCCGGCGACGCCGTCGTCGCCCTCGGGGGAGCCGGGGCAGGTACGGCCACCGGTGCACGGCGACGGGCCGTGAGCCTGCCCGCAGTCCCGGCCGCCTCCGGCACAGGCCGGCCCGGTGTCCGCGGCCGGCCCGGTGTCCGCCGCCGGTCCCGGGCACTGACCGGGCTCCTCACACGGCTGGCCCGGCCGGCACTGCGGGTCCCCGCTCGTCTGGCCGCAGTCCCGTCCGGCGGTGCAGGGCCCGGTCCCCTGAACGTCGTCCGAGCCGTCGTCCGGGGCGTCGGGACGGGTGACGGAGTAGCTCGCGCTCCAGGGGCTGCCCTTGCCGCCCGAGGCCCCGGGGCAGGTTCCGTCGACGGTCCAGGCCGCGTCCGGGCCGGTGCCGGCCGGGTCCCCCTCGGCCTGCTCACCGGCGGTGATCCGGGCGGTGCCCCGGTAGGCGGGGCCGCGGTCCTCGCCGGTGACCCGCTGGAGCCGGACGGTGCCGTCCTCGAAGGCCTGGGAGGTGGCGTCGAGGGTGTCGGGTACGGTGCCGCCGATCTTGTCGCAGGTCACGGACACGGTGACGGTGCCGCCGGGCCGGACGGTGTCCGGGCTGGTCTCGGCGGCGGGGTCCGCGGTCGCGGCGGGCCCGGCCATGGCGAGCGCGGCGCCGGCCAGGGCGGCGACGGACAGGGCTCGGAAGGTGCGGCGCATGGGGCGGGCTCCTCGGACGGCGGGACGGCGACGGCAGGACGGCGAGACGGCGGGCCGAAGGTGGGGCGGCTGCCGGGTGCCGGTGCGGCCGTACGGCTGCCTGTACGGCCGTACGGCTGCCGTGGGGCACGGGGGCGTGCCCTCGCTGCCATCACAGCCCGCCGCGCGGCGCGCCGCGCGCGGCCGGACCCCATTCGCGGGACACGAACGGCCGAGCGGGTGACACCGGCCGCCGGCAGTCGGCGCGGCGGCCGGCGGGGGCGGGTCAGGTTTTTCCTCTCCCCCACCGGTGACTCGGTAGCCACTGACCGGATCGTCGTTCCCCGTACTGGACCGGGAGGTCCCTCCATGAGCACCAAGGTGTCCGACCACATTCTCGAGCGGCTGCGTGACTGGGGCGTGGAGCAGGTCTTCAGCTACCCCGGCGACGGCATCAACGGGCTGCTCGCCGCCTGGGGCCGGGCCGAGGACCAGCCGCGTTTCATCCAGGCCCGGCACGAGGAGATGGCCGCGTTCGAAGCGGTCGGCTACGCCAAGTTCAGCGGGCGGCTGGGCGTGTGCGTGGCCACCTCGGGGCCCGGCGCCGTGCACCTGCTCAACGGCCTGTACGACGCGAAGCTGGACCACGTTCCGGTGCTGGCCATCGTCGGCCAAACGAACCGGACCGCGATGGGCGGCTCCTACCAGCAGGAGATCGACCTGCACACGCTGTTCAAGGACGTCGCCTCCGACTTCCTGGAGACGGTGACCGTGCCGGAGCAGCTGCCGAACGTCATCGACCGGGCGATCCGGACCGCGTACGCCCGCCGGGCCCCCACCGCGATCATCGTGCCGGCGGACGTGCAGCAGCTGGACTACTCGCCCCCGACGCACGACTTCAAGATGGTGCCGTCCAGCCTCGGCATGTCCGACTACACGGCGACTCCGACGGACGAGGCGCTGCAGCGGGCGGCCGAGGTGCTGAACGCCGGTGACAAGCCGGCGATCCTGATCGGGCAGGGCGCGGCCGGGGCCGTGGCCGAGGTCCAGGAGATCGCCGAGCTGCTGGGCGCGGGCGTCGCCAAGGCGCTGCTCGGCAAGGATGTGCTGAGCGACGAACTGCCGTACGTCACCGGGCCGATCGGGCTGCTGGGCAGCCGACCGTCGTACGAGCTGATGCGGGACTGCGACACGCTGCTGACCATCGGTTCGTCGTTCCCGTACACGCAGTTCATGCCGGGGTTCGGCAAGGCGCGCGGGGTGCAGATCGACATCGACCCGCACATGGTCGGCATGCGGTATCCGTACGAGGTGAACCTGGTCGGTGACGCGAAGGCGACGCTGCGCCGGCTGATCCCGCTGCTGGAGCGGGACCGGGGCGGGCGCGAGTGGCGCGACACCGTGTGCGCGAACGTCGAGCGCTGGCACGAGACGATGGACCGGCGGGCCGGTCTCACGGCCGATCCGGTCAACCCGGAGTACGTGGCCCGCGCCCTGGACCCGCTGCTGCCGGACAACGCGATCCTCACCTCGGACTCGGGGTCGGTCGCCAATTGGTACGCGCGGCACATCACGATGCGGCCGGGCATGCGCGGTTCGCTGTCCGGGACGCTGGCGACGATGGGCCCGGGCGTGCCGTACGCCATCGGGGCGAAGTTCGCGCACCCGGACCGGCCGGTGATCGC
Coding sequences within it:
- a CDS encoding thiamine pyrophosphate-requiring protein, encoding MSTKVSDHILERLRDWGVEQVFSYPGDGINGLLAAWGRAEDQPRFIQARHEEMAAFEAVGYAKFSGRLGVCVATSGPGAVHLLNGLYDAKLDHVPVLAIVGQTNRTAMGGSYQQEIDLHTLFKDVASDFLETVTVPEQLPNVIDRAIRTAYARRAPTAIIVPADVQQLDYSPPTHDFKMVPSSLGMSDYTATPTDEALQRAAEVLNAGDKPAILIGQGAAGAVAEVQEIAELLGAGVAKALLGKDVLSDELPYVTGPIGLLGSRPSYELMRDCDTLLTIGSSFPYTQFMPGFGKARGVQIDIDPHMVGMRYPYEVNLVGDAKATLRRLIPLLERDRGGREWRDTVCANVERWHETMDRRAGLTADPVNPEYVARALDPLLPDNAILTSDSGSVANWYARHITMRPGMRGSLSGTLATMGPGVPYAIGAKFAHPDRPVIALVGDGAMQMNGLAEMITAAKYRDRWSDSRLVVGVWNNQDLNQVTWEMRAMEGAPQFLPSQSIPDVQYAAFARSLGLTGIRVEKPEDVESAWRAALDADGPALVEFLTDPAVPPIPPHASWEQMEATAASILKGDADRGSMIRQGLKAKVQEFLPGREKEE